From the Kallotenue papyrolyticum genome, the window GTGTACCTGCTCCTCAATGTTGTGGCAGGGCTGGCCGCTGGTAATGACTGCATGATCGTCGCGGCGGTAGCGCTCGGCCAGCTCGCGTGGAAAGAAATCAAAGTCGGTTTTGCCGGCAATCGCCTCCAGCGGGCGGTTGACCAGCTCGGCAAAGGCGCGATTGACGGTGATGTAGCGTGAGGCGCAGTCTTTGTAGAAGGCGATCGCCGGCACAGTGTTGAGCAAGGCTTCCTGCTGCAGCGCGCGTTCCAGCGCCTGTTGGCGGGCCTGCTTTTCGGCAGTGATGTCGCGCACTTCGATCACCGTACCGACCGGACGGCCCTGCGCGTAGATCGGCCGGGCTGCGCACATCACCGGAAAGAACTCGCCATTTTTGCGAATAAAGACATCCTCATGGTCGCGCACGGGCTGGTTCTGCTCCAGCGCCCGATCTAGGGGACACGCCTGGCGCGGAAACGGGCGGCCATCGGCATAGTGGTGATGGATCGCATCATGTAGCGCCATGGCGCGAATCTCTTCCAGCCGGTAGCCGGTCATCTCCTCGGCGGCGCGATTCATGAAGGTGCAGCGTCCATCCGGGTCCATCATAAACAACGCCGAGGTGGCGTTCTCCAGGATGGTGGTCATCAATCCGCTCTGGCGATGGAGCTCCTCCTCAATCTGCCGCCGTTCGGTAACGTCGCGGATCACGGCGATGCAGCCCGCCGACTCGTGCGCCAGGGTGATGTACTGCAGGGTGATGTCCAGTTGCCGCAGCACGCCGTCCGGACGCCGATGTGTCGTTTCCAGGAGGCGGCGCAGATGCTCGCCGTGCCGGAGTGACGCGATCAGATCACGCAGGTGCTGCTCATCGAGCGCCGGCAGCAGCTCGTGTAGGGTGGCCGGTGGTGTCGCCGCAGCGTCAGCGACCAATTGCTCGAGCGCGCCGCGGTTGGCGTAGTGGATCTGCAACGTGTCGGGATCGAAGAGCAGCACGCCGTCGTAGATCTGGTCTAGGGCGTGGCGCAACTGCGACTGCTCGTGGTAGAGCCGGGCGTTGTCGATGGCGATAGAGGTGCGGCGGGCCAGATCTTCGGCCAGGCGGAGATCGTCGGGGCCGAACTGACGGCGCGACTCGGCGCTGACCAGCGTCAACGTGCCCAGAATGCGACCGCGCGCCATGAGCGGCACGATCATCGATGAGTGCAGGCCCAGCGCGAGCAGGATGCGTTGCACCTCGGGATCGGCGACCGTCTGGCACACCAGCGCCTCGGTGATGACGGGGATCAGTTCGGCCTGGCCGCTGCGCAGCACGCGGGCCACGCCATGCGGCGCGGCGGGATCGAAGGGGACGCGTCGGTAGAGCTCGTGCGCCAGCGCCACCTTGTGCGGATCGACGTGCGCCACCGCCATACGCTGCAGGCGTCCATCGGCCTGGCAGATGTCAATCGCGCACCAGTCGGCCAGGTAGGGCACGGCCAGGTGCGCCAGGCGTTGCAGGGTGGTTTCAACGTCCAGCGACTGGCTGACGATCTGGGTGGCGTTGGCTAGAAAGCGCAAGGCGTCGATGGTGCGGTGCTGCGCGTCGATGTCGTGGCAGACGCCGGCCCAACCGATCAGCGTCCCTGTGGCGCTGCGGATCGGCTGCGCGCGATCGATGAACCAGCGGTATTGGCCGTCGTGGCGGCGCAGACGGTACTCGATCGCGCCCGCGCCATCCGTGTCGTGCAGGTGGCGCCAGTGAGCCAGGACGTGCTCGCGATCGTCGGGGTGCAGCGCGGCCAGGGCGCCGCTGCCCAGTGACTCATCTTGACTCAGGCCGGTATAGTCGTGCCAGTACTGATTGACATAGATCCATGCACCATCCGCGTTGGTGGCGTAGATGATCTGGGGTAGGCTGTCGGCCAACAGGCGGTAGCGCTGTTCACTGTGCAGGGCCTGAGCCTCGTAGGCGGCGAGGCGTTGTTCAAGCTCATGGATGCGCTGGCGGAGGCTGGCACGTTCATCGTCGCGCGCGCGATCGACAGGTGGCTGCATGGCGATCGATCCAGAAAAGATAGAGCGACTGTTTAATGATTGCTATGATAACACGGTCTCGCCCCACCCGCGTTCTCTGACCGATGGCTAGTGCTGATCGGATGACTCGAGCGGCACGATCTCGCCGTTGCGCAACTGGGTCACCACGCCGGCGACGACCGTGGGGTCGAGGCCGAAGCGGTGGCTGCAGCGCACACCATCGCCCTGCGCGCCCGCGTTGTAGCGGCACTCCAGGCAGCGCGCGAAGACGGCGGGCGCATCCCAGTAGCTGCAGTGGTCGGCGGCGCGGCGCGGCGAACCGAAGCGGATCAGCCGCGTGGCCGGTGGCGCGGTGCTGCCCGGCGGTTCATCCGCCAGGATCTGGCGGCGGCGATCACGCTTGCTGCGCATCAGCAACCTCCAGGTGGGTGGTGATGCGCGCACCATGCGTGAGCGTGGCATGCACGGTGCAGTGCTCGGCGGCGCGCAGCAGTGCGGCATGGCGGTTGGGGGGCAGCTCCGGCCCAATTCGCAGCGTGAGTTGCATGTCGCTGATGCGGCGGGGCCGTTCGGCAAGCTGCCAGCGCACCGCGATCGTCAGTCCATGCAGATGCACCTGCGCTGTGGCGGCGTAGTCCAGCAACACGGCAGCCGTGCACAGCGCCAGCGACGCGGCCAGCATCTGCAGCGGTCCGAAGGGCGCGCCCGCGATGTTCAGCTCGTCGTGGGCGTCTAGCTCCAGACGGATGTGATCCTCGGCCAGAATGGTGAGCAGCATCAGGCCTCCTCCTCGGGGCGCACAGCAGACGTGGCGCGCGCCAGTTCCAGCGCCTCGCGCTGGGGTGGGTCGCTCGTGGCGAGCGACGCGCGCCGCTCGCGGCCGCTGCGTCGGTCACTATCAACCACAGCTACCGGTGCGGTCCACCAGCCGCTGCGTTCGTAGAGCGGCAAGAGGTAGCGCTTGATCGCTTTGCCGACGACTGTGGCGATGATCGCCGCAGCAGGGATCGAGAACAACACGCCGGCCAGGCCGTAGATTTTCGCGCCGAGCAGCACGGCGAACAAGACCAGCAGCGGGTTGATACCCAGTTCACGGCCCATGATACGCGGCATGAGCGCGTGCGTCAGCAGCAACTGACCGCCGATCAGCACGCCGATGGCCAGCAGCGCCGTGCCCGGCGGCAGCGAGAGCAGAAAGACCAGGCCTAGCAGCGTGTTGGCCAGCGTGCCGCCGATAAAAGGCAGTAGCCGTAGCAAAAAGACTGCCAGCACCCACAGCAGGGCATTGGGCACGTTGAAGACGCGCACCAGCAGCGCGCTGCCCAGCGTGCCCAGCGCCACGACATAGAAGTAGCCGCGGATGTAGGAGGAGTAGGTCCACTTCACATCGCGCATGAAGGTGTCGTACTCGTCGCGCCAGCGCGGTGGAATGACGGGACGCACCAGATCGGTCATGCGACCGCTGGTTAGGCTCATGTACACGCTGACGGTGATCACCAGCACGGTGCGTCCCAGCGCGCCGACCAGGCCCTGCGCAATGCTGATCACGCGCGTCGCGGCCAGACTGGCCAGATCGGTGCCCACGCTGATGATCTGATTGGTGATCGCCAGCGGATCGATCGCCACGCCGAACTGTTGCAGGGTCGCGGCCAGCTCCTCGGCGCGACCGGCCAACGAACGCACCAGGCGCGGCGCGCTGGCTGCCAGTACCGTCAGTTGCGGCGCCAGCCAGATCAAGCCGCTGATCAGCCCGCCGAGCGTCAGCGCATAGGCGATGGCGATTGCCAGGCTGCGGGGTAGGCGCAGCGCCTCCAGCCGGCGGATCAGCGGATCGAGCAGCAGCTTCAGCAGCCAGGCCAGGCCGAAGATCAGCAGGATGTCGGCGATGCGGTACAGGATCTGAAAGACCTGCTCGATCAGCCACAGGCCGGCCACCAGCGCCAGAATGATCATCAAGTAGCGTGGAACCGCGATGCGTCCCATAGCTTCAAGGGCGGCCTTCAGCGGGCGAGCACGGCGGCGGCGCCTGCCCGTCTCGCCCCTGAAGCCACGCTAGTAGGAGCGCGCGAAGATGGCGACGCGCCGCGTGCGTTTGCCGGTGAAGAAGCAGACGCCCTCTTGCTCCGGCTGCTCAAACGGGATCACGCGCACCGTCGCCTTGGTCTCCTCTTTGATGCGGTCTTCGTCCTCGCCCGTGCCGGCGAAGTAGACGCGTACAAAGCCCTGCTCGACGCGCTCCTTGAATTCATGGTAATCCCTGGCCTCGAAGGTGCGCTCGTCGCGGAAGCGTTTGGCGCGTTCGAAGAGCGCGGTCTGGATCTCGTCCAGCAGCGCACTGATGCGCTCCGTCAGCCCGGCCTGTTCGACAAAGCTCTTGCCCTCGCGGCCCGGACGGTCGCGCCGCGCCAGCGCCACGGTGCCTTTCTGCACATCCTTGGGGCCGACTTCGACGCGCACCGGCACACCCTTGACCTCCCACTCGTTGAAGCGGAAGCCGGGCGTGAGGTGCTCGCGGTCGTCCACACGGAAGCGGAAGCGGCCCTTCCAGTCGGCGGTCAGCCGTGCCACCGTTTCCAGCACCGCGCTGCGCTCCTCGTCGTTCTTGTAGATCGGCACCACCACCACCTGCAGCGGTGCGACGCGCGGCGGCAGCACCAGCCCGTCGTCGTCGCTGTGGGTCATGA encodes:
- a CDS encoding OsmC family protein, with amino-acid sequence MLLTILAEDHIRLELDAHDELNIAGAPFGPLQMLAASLALCTAAVLLDYAATAQVHLHGLTIAVRWQLAERPRRISDMQLTLRIGPELPPNRHAALLRAAEHCTVHATLTHGARITTHLEVADAQQA
- a CDS encoding AI-2E family transporter codes for the protein MGRIAVPRYLMIILALVAGLWLIEQVFQILYRIADILLIFGLAWLLKLLLDPLIRRLEALRLPRSLAIAIAYALTLGGLISGLIWLAPQLTVLAASAPRLVRSLAGRAEELAATLQQFGVAIDPLAITNQIISVGTDLASLAATRVISIAQGLVGALGRTVLVITVSVYMSLTSGRMTDLVRPVIPPRWRDEYDTFMRDVKWTYSSYIRGYFYVVALGTLGSALLVRVFNVPNALLWVLAVFLLRLLPFIGGTLANTLLGLVFLLSLPPGTALLAIGVLIGGQLLLTHALMPRIMGRELGINPLLVLFAVLLGAKIYGLAGVLFSIPAAAIIATVVGKAIKRYLLPLYERSGWWTAPVAVVDSDRRSGRERRASLATSDPPQREALELARATSAVRPEEEA
- a CDS encoding PAS domain S-box protein → MQPPVDRARDDERASLRQRIHELEQRLAAYEAQALHSEQRYRLLADSLPQIIYATNADGAWIYVNQYWHDYTGLSQDESLGSGALAALHPDDREHVLAHWRHLHDTDGAGAIEYRLRRHDGQYRWFIDRAQPIRSATGTLIGWAGVCHDIDAQHRTIDALRFLANATQIVSQSLDVETTLQRLAHLAVPYLADWCAIDICQADGRLQRMAVAHVDPHKVALAHELYRRVPFDPAAPHGVARVLRSGQAELIPVITEALVCQTVADPEVQRILLALGLHSSMIVPLMARGRILGTLTLVSAESRRQFGPDDLRLAEDLARRTSIAIDNARLYHEQSQLRHALDQIYDGVLLFDPDTLQIHYANRGALEQLVADAAATPPATLHELLPALDEQHLRDLIASLRHGEHLRRLLETTHRRPDGVLRQLDITLQYITLAHESAGCIAVIRDVTERRQIEEELHRQSGLMTTILENATSALFMMDPDGRCTFMNRAAEEMTGYRLEEIRAMALHDAIHHHYADGRPFPRQACPLDRALEQNQPVRDHEDVFIRKNGEFFPVMCAARPIYAQGRPVGTVIEVRDITAEKQARQQALERALQQEALLNTVPAIAFYKDCASRYITVNRAFAELVNRPLEAIAGKTDFDFFPRELAERYRRDDHAVITSGQPCHNIEEQVHDANGQVRWVTTFKTPIRDAQGRVTGLVGISFDTTARKQMEAERERLIHTLEFERARLAELFINAPAFIAILRGPHHVFERTNPAYDQLIGYRQIIGKPVAEALPEVVAQGFIELLDRVYQSGEPFIGREVRVLLQRQPQGPLEERFVNFVYQPMREADGAIGGIYVHGVDVTDMVLARREIERRADELQRLTQALEASNRELDQFAYITSHDLKAPLRGIANLAQWIEEDLGERATPNIRQHLTLLRGRVLRMEGLIDGILQYSRVGRSGGVKEHVDVRQLLDEILDLLAPPQHATITITDGMPVLFTERLPLHQVFSNLIGNAIKHHHGPALHIRISAEQRAGLVEFAVADNGPGIAPQYHERIFGIFQTLAPRDQVEGSGLGLALVKKIVEHQGGRVWVESDEGQGATFRFTWPAAGMPSA